A window of bacterium contains these coding sequences:
- a CDS encoding DegT/DnrJ/EryC1/StrS family aminotransferase has translation MAKLAICGGEPLIKEPLGKSWPIFGEEERKELMEVLDSGIWWFGGWGWDYTHEGYWKSKVGQFERAFAEFQGAKFGVAVCNGTVAIEAALKAIGVEGGDEVIVPPATFIATVTAVLRVNAIPIFVDIDPRNYTIDPKAVEDAITPRTKAIIPVDVGGMPCDYDALNEIAKKHNIYVIADCAHSHGSQWKGIGTGAVADAGTFSFQMGKTLTCGEGGMVITNDEEIYEKTFAYHHIGRLPGKGFYEHYLLGTNLRMTEWQAAIGLAQLKRFPEQIEIRERNSNYLIELLKEVEGIEPIYRDPRVTRWCFYYWHFKFISEKWDGISRDKFLQALSAEGIPCWTGHIEPLYKMPLFKEEGFGRTGCPIKCPLYGKEIDYYKLYLPVVEKAAKEEACAFPHSIFLGPKSDMEKIVEAILKIRKNIDELRKI, from the coding sequence ATGGCAAAGTTAGCTATTTGCGGAGGCGAACCCCTGATAAAGGAACCACTTGGTAAATCGTGGCCAATCTTTGGCGAAGAGGAGAGAAAGGAATTAATGGAGGTTCTGGATAGCGGGATATGGTGGTTTGGAGGATGGGGTTGGGATTATACCCATGAGGGATATTGGAAATCAAAGGTCGGTCAGTTTGAGAGAGCCTTTGCGGAATTTCAGGGAGCGAAATTCGGGGTAGCGGTCTGCAATGGAACAGTGGCTATAGAAGCTGCTCTCAAAGCGATTGGAGTGGAGGGAGGAGATGAAGTAATTGTCCCACCTGCAACCTTTATCGCCACAGTAACAGCTGTTTTAAGGGTCAACGCCATCCCCATTTTCGTGGATATTGACCCTCGCAATTACACCATAGACCCCAAAGCAGTTGAAGACGCTATCACTCCGAGAACGAAAGCTATAATACCAGTGGATGTAGGCGGTATGCCCTGCGATTACGATGCCCTAAACGAAATCGCCAAAAAGCACAACATCTATGTCATAGCGGACTGTGCCCATTCTCACGGCTCCCAATGGAAAGGTATAGGGACAGGCGCGGTCGCTGATGCGGGCACCTTCAGCTTTCAAATGGGAAAGACCTTAACCTGTGGGGAAGGTGGAATGGTAATAACAAACGATGAGGAGATTTATGAGAAAACCTTTGCCTATCACCACATAGGAAGGCTCCCTGGGAAAGGATTCTATGAGCATTATCTTCTCGGAACGAATTTGAGAATGACTGAATGGCAAGCTGCCATCGGCTTAGCTCAGCTCAAGAGATTCCCCGAGCAAATAGAGATAAGGGAACGAAATTCAAATTACCTTATAGAGCTTTTGAAGGAAGTTGAGGGTATAGAGCCGATATATCGCGACCCAAGGGTAACCCGCTGGTGTTTCTATTATTGGCATTTCAAATTCATATCAGAGAAGTGGGATGGTATATCCCGGGACAAGTTCCTCCAAGCGCTTTCCGCTGAAGGAATTCCTTGCTGGACAGGCCACATTGAACCGCTCTATAAAATGCCCCTCTTCAAAGAAGAGGGCTTCGGAAGAACTGGATGCCCAATAAAATGCCCACTTTACGGCAAGGAAATTGACTACTACAAGCTCTATCTTCCAGTTGTGGAAAAAGCGGCGAAGGAGGAAGCCTGCGCATTCCCTCATTCCATCTTCCTCGGTCCAAAAAGCGATATGGAGAAAATAGTAGAGGCTATTTTGAAGATAAGGAAGAATATAGATGAGCTGAGAAAGATTTAA
- the gatB gene encoding Asp-tRNA(Asn)/Glu-tRNA(Gln) amidotransferase subunit GatB gives MPRYLPVIGMEVHAELLTTTKMFCRCPTKFGEAPNTQTCPICLGFPGVLPVTNKKAVEFTIMTALALNCQIAPLAKFARKNYFYPDLPKNYQISQYELPIGKEGTLEIEVGGRKKVIRIRRVHLEEDTGRLIHVGDKSYIDFNRSGVPLMEIVTEPDINSPEEAKEYMERLRLLLQYLGVCDGKMEEGSLRCEPNISLYDLETNTWGTKVEIKNLGSIRAVAEALEYEINRQLKILGAGGKIEQETRGWNEEKKETFSMRGKEEAHDYRYFPEPDIPPIVVSEEWLEEIKKRIPELPANKEERFVREMGLSKEEAHILVLSLPLSKIFEEAVSLYPYPKKIANWLISDFQGILNTEKKSIEEVPFKAGLLVEMLKLMDDGIISIKIAKDIFPEVVLKGTPPKEIIEKRGLLQITDEAEIRKVVEAVIKEETDAVEQYLKGKEKAMGYLMGQIMRKTKGKANPSLASKILKDELEKVKSASNN, from the coding sequence ATGCCAAGATATCTTCCCGTTATCGGAATGGAGGTCCACGCCGAGCTCCTCACAACAACGAAGATGTTTTGCCGCTGCCCGACTAAATTCGGGGAAGCCCCCAATACCCAGACCTGTCCAATCTGCCTTGGATTTCCCGGGGTCCTTCCCGTGACCAATAAGAAAGCTGTGGAGTTCACTATTATGACTGCTTTAGCCTTAAACTGCCAAATTGCTCCTCTTGCTAAGTTCGCGAGGAAGAATTATTTTTATCCCGATTTACCAAAGAACTACCAAATCAGCCAATACGAACTCCCCATAGGTAAAGAGGGAACTTTGGAAATAGAGGTTGGTGGGAGGAAGAAAGTCATACGCATAAGAAGAGTGCATTTAGAGGAAGACACTGGTAGGCTAATCCATGTAGGCGATAAGAGCTACATAGATTTCAATCGCTCAGGCGTCCCCTTGATGGAGATAGTGACAGAGCCAGACATCAACTCCCCTGAGGAAGCGAAGGAGTATATGGAGCGACTTCGCCTCCTTTTGCAGTATCTCGGCGTCTGCGATGGAAAGATGGAGGAGGGTTCTTTAAGATGCGAGCCGAATATATCTCTTTACGATTTGGAAACAAATACTTGGGGAACGAAGGTTGAGATAAAGAACTTGGGCTCAATAAGAGCGGTCGCAGAAGCATTGGAATACGAGATAAATCGCCAATTGAAGATATTGGGAGCAGGAGGAAAGATTGAACAGGAAACGAGAGGATGGAATGAGGAGAAGAAGGAGACCTTCTCAATGCGAGGCAAGGAGGAAGCTCACGATTATCGCTACTTCCCAGAGCCCGATATCCCTCCCATAGTCGTGAGCGAGGAATGGTTGGAGGAAATAAAGAAAAGAATTCCCGAGCTACCAGCAAATAAGGAGGAAAGGTTCGTGCGGGAGATGGGTCTATCAAAAGAGGAAGCCCACATCCTCGTCCTTTCTCTCCCTTTGTCAAAAATTTTTGAGGAAGCTGTTTCCCTTTATCCCTATCCTAAAAAGATAGCTAACTGGCTGATATCTGACTTTCAAGGAATCCTAAATACTGAGAAGAAGAGCATAGAGGAAGTGCCTTTCAAAGCTGGATTGTTAGTGGAGATGCTCAAGCTGATGGACGACGGGATAATAAGTATAAAAATTGCCAAAGATATCTTCCCGGAAGTGGTTTTGAAGGGGACTCCGCCAAAAGAGATTATAGAAAAGAGGGGCTTATTACAGATAACGGATGAAGCGGAGATAAGGAAAGTGGTGGAGGCAGTGATTAAAGAGGAAACGGACGCAGTTGAGCAATATCTAAAAGGCAAGGAGAAGGCAATGGGATATCTTATGGGGCAGATAATGAGGAAAACAAAGGGGAAAGCCAATCCATCCCTTGCCTCCAAAATACTCAAAGACGAATTGGAGAAAGTGAAATCCGCCTCTAATAACTAA
- a CDS encoding polysaccharide deacetylase family protein gives MKTMPYLLIGYDVEANEPEITKKFLDIAWEVHNRYSAPCTFFIVGRTLEIVGAEVFKPFVKSSLFDLQQHTYSHLLLKTVYIDDGEKIQMVRGGTLEQIEEDVSKASRLLKEMLGVDCIGLTGPWGYYRGLCDRPDILEILHKIGIRFTRTWARNEKDYQPTPFEVQPFWYEHSGFPDILECPNQGYQDIYWYWIHGEDMEGYKRYLKECADLVKERDYAWGYGAHDHTAIKDPKLSQISFLIEYALEKGIEVKSYKDFYEEMRKKWQS, from the coding sequence GTGAAAACTATGCCATATCTCCTTATAGGTTATGATGTTGAGGCGAACGAACCCGAAATCACGAAGAAGTTTCTGGATATCGCTTGGGAAGTGCATAATCGTTACTCCGCTCCCTGCACATTCTTTATCGTAGGAAGAACGCTTGAGATTGTGGGCGCAGAGGTTTTTAAGCCCTTCGTTAAAAGCTCTTTATTCGACCTCCAGCAACATACTTATTCCCATCTCCTCTTGAAAACTGTGTATATTGACGATGGGGAGAAGATTCAAATGGTGAGGGGTGGAACGCTTGAGCAAATAGAGGAAGATGTGAGCAAAGCTTCAAGGCTCTTAAAGGAAATGCTGGGAGTTGATTGCATCGGGTTAACGGGACCTTGGGGATATTATCGTGGGTTATGTGATAGACCCGATATATTGGAAATTCTCCATAAAATCGGCATAAGGTTCACCCGCACCTGGGCGAGGAATGAAAAGGATTATCAGCCCACTCCCTTTGAAGTTCAACCCTTCTGGTATGAGCACTCCGGCTTTCCCGATATATTGGAATGTCCAAATCAGGGATATCAAGATATCTACTGGTATTGGATTCACGGTGAGGATATGGAGGGGTACAAAAGATATCTTAAGGAATGTGCCGATTTGGTGAAGGAAAGGGATTACGCTTGGGGATACGGTGCACATGACCATACAGCGATAAAGGACCCCAAATTGTCACAAATTTCCTTTTTGATAGAATATGCATTAGAGAAAGGCATAGAGGTCAAATCCTATAAAGACTTTTACGAGGAGATGAGAAAGAAATGGCAAAGTTAG
- a CDS encoding RluA family pseudouridine synthase — protein sequence MAEIEKGENIKVIGKDKGKRLDVYLSECLYPRLSRSRIEQLIKQGNVFVDGRNVKPSYKLKGGEEIEVIIPPPPPLEIKPEKIDINILYEDEFLAVVEKPFGMLTHPVGNKRSGTLVNALLSRFNLSSIGSPLRPGIVHRLDRDTGGLLIVAKTDPAHLKLAKMIREKQIDRRYIALVHKEFPYEEKIVDMPLMRVPHSDKVIVHKRGKEAKTMLRRIKNYKGFSLLEAILYTGRTHQVRVHCAFLGHPIVGDQLYAPKHSYSPEMRNLLKELNGQALFAYYLSFLHPFKNEHLTFNSPLPQSFQNLLKYIESL from the coding sequence TTGGCTGAGATTGAAAAGGGAGAAAACATAAAGGTTATCGGAAAAGATAAGGGGAAGAGGTTAGACGTGTATTTGAGCGAATGCCTCTACCCCCGCCTATCTCGCAGTCGAATAGAGCAATTGATTAAACAAGGAAATGTTTTCGTTGATGGAAGAAATGTCAAGCCCTCTTATAAGCTTAAAGGAGGCGAGGAAATAGAAGTGATAATTCCCCCACCTCCTCCCCTTGAGATAAAACCGGAGAAGATAGACATAAATATTCTGTACGAAGACGAATTTTTAGCGGTTGTGGAGAAACCTTTCGGAATGCTTACCCATCCAGTGGGTAATAAAAGGAGCGGAACCCTCGTTAATGCTCTTCTTTCCCGCTTCAACCTTTCCTCAATTGGCTCTCCCCTGCGTCCCGGTATCGTCCACCGCTTGGATAGAGATACTGGCGGGCTCTTGATAGTAGCCAAGACCGACCCCGCTCACCTCAAGCTCGCTAAAATGATAAGAGAGAAGCAGATTGATAGACGCTACATCGCCCTTGTTCACAAGGAATTCCCTTATGAGGAAAAAATAGTTGATATGCCGCTTATGAGAGTTCCCCATAGCGATAAAGTGATAGTCCACAAAAGAGGCAAAGAGGCAAAGACTATGCTGAGGAGAATAAAGAATTATAAGGGATTCTCTTTATTGGAAGCTATTTTGTATACTGGTAGAACACATCAAGTGCGTGTCCATTGCGCCTTTTTAGGACATCCCATAGTAGGAGACCAGCTCTACGCACCGAAACACAGCTACTCCCCTGAAATGCGAAATCTTCTCAAGGAATTAAATGGGCAGGCGCTTTTCGCCTATTATCTTTCCTTCCTCCATCCTTTCAAAAACGAACATTTAACCTTCAATTCCCCTCTTCCTCAATCCTTCCAAAATCTGCTAAAATATATAGAGAGTCTCTGA
- the lgt gene encoding prolipoprotein diacylglyceryl transferase, with protein MYPIIFKIGPLAVRSWGTMLLIGFILGYWLAIKRAEKYSISKSAILDLALYLLLAGIIGGRFVYVLLNLRFYFHNPIQIIAIWNGGLSFYGSLGAGVLTAIIFARRRNVNFWQLADLLTPSLTLGYAFGRIGCFLNGCCYGVPTSLPIGVKFPTVFPPEPRHPVQLYAFAANILFMFLLLWYDKRKSAAGQTFALYMMLYAFYRSLAEILRKGATAEILLDGITQGQMASLVLFIIGVCLWLRLKREKT; from the coding sequence ATGTATCCGATAATATTTAAAATTGGTCCCTTAGCGGTGCGTTCCTGGGGCACTATGCTATTGATTGGCTTTATCCTCGGTTATTGGTTGGCGATAAAAAGGGCGGAAAAATACTCAATTTCCAAATCCGCCATCTTGGATTTGGCTCTTTACCTCCTCTTAGCCGGGATAATAGGTGGAAGATTCGTTTATGTCCTACTCAATTTGCGTTTTTACTTCCATAACCCAATTCAAATAATAGCGATTTGGAACGGCGGACTCTCCTTCTATGGCTCTCTTGGAGCGGGTGTCCTCACCGCAATCATCTTCGCCAGGCGTAGAAATGTAAACTTTTGGCAATTAGCCGACCTACTTACCCCTTCCCTTACTCTCGGCTATGCATTCGGACGTATAGGCTGTTTCCTCAACGGCTGTTGCTACGGTGTCCCCACCAGCCTTCCCATCGGAGTCAAATTCCCCACCGTCTTTCCTCCGGAACCACGTCATCCCGTTCAGCTCTACGCCTTCGCAGCTAACATCCTCTTCATGTTCCTCCTTTTGTGGTATGACAAAAGAAAAAGCGCTGCTGGACAAACCTTTGCTCTCTATATGATGCTATACGCTTTCTACCGTTCCCTCGCGGAAATCCTGAGAAAAGGGGCAACTGCCGAGATTCTCCTTGATGGAATCACGCAAGGTCAGATGGCGAGTTTAGTCCTTTTCATAATCGGTGTCTGCCTTTGGCTGAGATTGAAAAGGGAGAAAACATAA
- the ileS gene encoding isoleucine--tRNA ligase, whose product MDYSETLNLPKTHFPMKANLPIREIDFQRKWDEMKLYEKILAKREGNPIFILHDGPPYSNGDIHMGHALNKILKDIIVRYKMLKGFYAPFVPGWDNHGMPIEKEVQEEILKEKIEPNIILIRQRCRAFAAHFIEVQKKQFKRLGIIGDWENPYLTMDNEYEAELVRIFGELYFKGYIYRTLKPILWCFHCKTALAEAEIEYKEKVSPSIWVAFPLKDGKGKVEDAYAIIWTTTPWTIPGNVAIMVHPDFHYLVVNVNGKRYVVAEELLEKVREELGWGEARVEKKLKGRELEGVVFSHPFFPRESPIVLSEFVTSEQGSGLVHSAPGHGEEDYLVGKAYNLPILSPVNADGVFTEEAGEFAGLPVMGEGNQAVIRVLEERGLLLKSGEITHEYPHCWRCKNPLIFRATIQWFMNIDHQGHREKCLQEIEKTRWIPPQMINRIYNMVKTRPDWCLSRQRAWGVGIPAFYCENCGEVIITPKTVERVYNLIKEKGSDAWFELPPEEILPEGFTCPKCGASSFRKEKDILDVWFDSGSSHLCVLEKRKGHRWPADIYLEGSDQHRGWFNSSLMIAVAIKGQAPYKTVITNGWVLDAEGHPMHKSLGNVISPLEVVERFGADVLRLWISSLNCTEDVHMSFEIVGQVAESYRKIRNTIRFILGNLYDFNPANPLPYERLVSLDKFMLSKLQRLVSAITDAYEQFQFHRVYHMVLDFCVNWLSAFYLDILKDRLYIYPPNSFERLSAQTTLFQIAQTMITILAPIMPHTSEEAFQNLPNWEGKPESVHLMDWPSVKEVFINEELERNWDRILNLRRKIYKQIEEERAKGLISNPLEASVEVYLPEEDYQVLKIVDSKLSDILITSSASYHLLSEAPEESKEVEGIKVVISKAKGEKCARCWQIKESVGKDQEYPDLCERCASILRDRKIKPC is encoded by the coding sequence TTGGACTACAGCGAAACCCTCAACCTCCCCAAAACCCACTTCCCTATGAAAGCAAACCTCCCTATCAGGGAAATAGATTTTCAAAGAAAATGGGACGAGATGAAACTCTACGAAAAAATCCTCGCAAAAAGGGAGGGCAATCCTATCTTCATACTTCACGATGGACCCCCTTATTCCAACGGAGATATTCATATGGGGCACGCTCTTAATAAGATTCTCAAGGATATAATCGTTCGTTATAAGATGTTGAAGGGATTCTATGCCCCCTTCGTCCCCGGTTGGGATAATCACGGGATGCCGATTGAAAAGGAAGTGCAGGAGGAAATCCTTAAGGAGAAGATAGAGCCCAATATAATCCTCATTCGCCAGCGATGTCGTGCTTTTGCAGCTCACTTCATTGAGGTACAGAAAAAACAGTTCAAGCGATTGGGGATAATAGGTGATTGGGAAAATCCCTATCTGACAATGGATAACGAATACGAAGCTGAACTCGTGCGTATTTTCGGCGAACTTTATTTTAAAGGCTACATTTATCGCACATTAAAGCCTATTCTCTGGTGCTTCCATTGCAAAACCGCCCTCGCTGAGGCGGAGATAGAATATAAGGAGAAGGTCTCCCCCTCCATCTGGGTCGCATTTCCCTTGAAGGATGGCAAGGGAAAGGTTGAAGATGCTTATGCAATCATCTGGACAACCACGCCTTGGACAATCCCAGGAAATGTCGCCATAATGGTTCATCCTGATTTCCATTATCTCGTTGTGAATGTAAATGGTAAGAGATATGTTGTGGCTGAGGAATTGCTTGAGAAGGTTAGGGAGGAACTTGGATGGGGAGAAGCAAGGGTTGAGAAGAAATTAAAGGGACGAGAACTGGAAGGCGTTGTCTTCTCTCACCCCTTCTTCCCTCGTGAATCGCCCATCGTGCTCAGCGAATTCGTCACTTCGGAGCAGGGTTCAGGACTCGTGCATTCCGCTCCCGGACATGGTGAGGAAGACTACCTTGTTGGGAAGGCTTACAATCTCCCCATCCTCAGTCCAGTGAACGCAGATGGGGTGTTCACTGAGGAAGCGGGAGAATTCGCTGGTCTCCCTGTAATGGGAGAGGGTAATCAGGCTGTTATAAGGGTTTTGGAGGAAAGAGGGCTTCTTCTCAAGTCAGGCGAGATAACTCACGAGTATCCTCACTGTTGGAGATGTAAAAATCCCCTGATATTCAGAGCCACTATCCAGTGGTTTATGAACATAGACCATCAAGGGCACAGGGAAAAATGCCTTCAAGAAATAGAGAAAACCCGCTGGATTCCTCCCCAAATGATTAACCGCATTTATAACATGGTGAAAACTCGCCCCGATTGGTGTCTATCCCGCCAGAGGGCTTGGGGCGTTGGGATACCCGCATTTTACTGTGAGAATTGCGGAGAGGTAATCATCACCCCAAAAACTGTGGAGAGAGTTTACAATCTAATCAAGGAAAAGGGTTCCGATGCTTGGTTTGAGCTGCCGCCAGAGGAAATTCTGCCTGAGGGGTTTACCTGTCCCAAGTGTGGAGCTTCCTCATTCCGAAAGGAAAAGGATATACTTGATGTTTGGTTTGATTCAGGCTCCAGCCACCTATGCGTTTTGGAAAAAAGAAAGGGACACCGCTGGCCAGCAGACATATACCTTGAGGGCTCAGACCAACATAGGGGATGGTTCAACTCTTCTCTTATGATAGCCGTCGCCATCAAGGGGCAAGCTCCTTATAAGACAGTGATAACGAATGGATGGGTGTTGGATGCGGAGGGACATCCGATGCATAAAAGCTTGGGGAATGTGATATCTCCTCTGGAAGTTGTGGAGCGGTTCGGCGCAGATGTCCTTAGGCTATGGATATCCTCCCTCAATTGCACGGAAGATGTGCATATGTCATTTGAAATCGTTGGGCAGGTTGCTGAATCCTACCGCAAGATAAGAAACACAATCAGATTCATATTGGGCAATCTCTACGACTTCAATCCCGCCAATCCTCTTCCCTACGAACGCTTGGTGAGTTTGGATAAGTTTATGCTGTCAAAATTGCAGAGGTTGGTATCCGCTATCACTGATGCCTATGAGCAATTCCAATTCCATAGAGTTTACCATATGGTTTTGGATTTTTGCGTCAATTGGCTCTCCGCGTTTTATCTTGATATCCTCAAGGACCGCCTTTACATATATCCACCCAACTCTTTTGAACGCCTATCAGCACAAACTACCCTTTTTCAAATTGCCCAGACAATGATAACCATCCTCGCGCCCATAATGCCACATACATCTGAAGAAGCGTTCCAAAATCTTCCGAATTGGGAGGGGAAACCAGAAAGCGTTCACCTTATGGATTGGCCCTCTGTAAAAGAGGTGTTTATCAACGAGGAATTGGAGAGGAATTGGGACAGGATATTGAATTTGAGAAGGAAAATCTACAAACAGATAGAGGAAGAACGAGCGAAGGGGCTCATCTCTAATCCCTTGGAGGCGAGTGTGGAGGTATACTTGCCGGAGGAAGATTATCAGGTCTTGAAGATTGTGGATAGCAAGCTTTCCGATATATTGATAACATCTTCGGCGAGTTACCATCTCCTTTCCGAAGCCCCTGAGGAAAGCAAAGAGGTTGAGGGCATAAAGGTTGTGATATCAAAGGCAAAGGGAGAAAAATGCGCTCGCTGTTGGCAGATAAAGGAAAGCGTGGGAAAGGACCAGGAGTATCCAGATTTATGCGAGAGATGTGCCTCCATCTTGCGGGACAGAAAGATAAAACCTTGCTGA
- the lspA gene encoding signal peptidase II, with product MREMCLHLAGQKDKTLLKIALALSAFIIDQVSKIWALKNCPSGISVPLIPRFLYLTLTENKGIAFGALSAFNSLFLSLLSLTIVILLVYFWREHSPYLYLIVGGALGNILDRIRLGYVVDFIHIRFWPVFNIADICILLGVILTLISTLRKKGGKEDVSDNI from the coding sequence ATGCGAGAGATGTGCCTCCATCTTGCGGGACAGAAAGATAAAACCTTGCTGAAAATTGCCCTTGCCCTCTCAGCCTTTATCATCGACCAAGTTAGCAAGATTTGGGCTTTGAAGAACTGTCCATCCGGCATCTCCGTTCCCCTAATTCCTCGCTTCCTCTACCTAACTCTAACCGAAAATAAAGGGATTGCTTTCGGAGCGCTCTCCGCTTTCAATTCCCTCTTCCTCTCCCTCCTCAGCTTAACTATTGTCATTCTGCTTGTTTATTTCTGGCGAGAGCATTCACCTTATCTTTATTTAATCGTTGGAGGGGCATTGGGAAATATCCTTGATAGAATCAGGCTTGGTTATGTGGTCGACTTCATCCATATCCGCTTTTGGCCAGTTTTCAATATCGCGGATATCTGCATCTTATTAGGCGTTATACTCACACTTATATCCACTTTGAGGAAAAAGGGAGGAAAGGAAGATGTATCCGATAATATTTAA
- the rfbD gene encoding dTDP-4-dehydrorhamnose reductase gives MLASDIQKVLSDKEELIPLSKEDLDVTDTKKVLDVFSYLKPDAVIHCAAFTNVDQCELEPNKAYLVNTVGTWAVATACAHLDALLVYISTDYVFDGSKGKPYVEIDEPNPINQYGKSKLGGEKMVSMLLKRFFIIRTAALFGEKGKNFVTTILNKAGEGKPLGVVADQIVSPTYTYDLAQAISQLIYSPFYGIYHITNSGETSWFNFAQRIVSLSGLDTKINPITSSEWPSPAKRPPYSALRSLCWESFGFTPLRNWQEALSDFLSKIGGV, from the coding sequence ATGTTAGCTTCCGATATTCAGAAAGTCCTCTCGGATAAAGAGGAACTCATACCTTTATCCAAAGAGGACTTGGATGTTACGGATACAAAGAAGGTTTTAGATGTCTTTTCCTACCTGAAACCTGATGCGGTTATCCATTGCGCCGCCTTCACAAATGTGGACCAATGCGAACTTGAGCCGAATAAAGCCTATCTCGTTAACACAGTTGGAACCTGGGCGGTTGCCACCGCCTGCGCCCATCTTGATGCACTCCTTGTTTACATCAGCACGGATTATGTATTTGATGGCAGTAAGGGAAAGCCCTATGTTGAGATAGACGAGCCAAATCCAATAAATCAATATGGGAAATCAAAACTGGGTGGCGAGAAGATGGTCTCCATGCTCTTGAAACGCTTCTTCATCATCAGGACAGCGGCTTTATTCGGCGAGAAGGGGAAAAATTTTGTGACAACCATTTTGAATAAAGCGGGGGAAGGAAAACCTTTGGGCGTGGTTGCCGATCAGATTGTCTCCCCAACCTATACATACGATTTAGCCCAGGCAATCTCTCAGCTCATATATTCTCCTTTCTATGGCATTTATCATATAACTAACAGCGGAGAAACATCTTGGTTTAATTTCGCCCAGCGGATAGTTTCCCTCTCGGGATTGGACACAAAAATAAATCCCATAACTTCTTCGGAGTGGCCCAGCCCCGCTAAGCGTCCTCCCTATTCCGCCCTCCGTTCACTCTGCTGGGAAAGCTTCGGCTTTACCCCCCTTAGAAACTGGCAGGAAGCCCTTTCCGACTTCCTCTCCAAGATAGGAGGTGTATAG